CCAAAGCTGTCAGGTGCGAAGTGTGTATTTGTAAATATTCGCGTCAGGCGTGCGTTCTTCTGATTGGTCTGTCTGAACGGGGAGGAAATCCTCAAGGAACGGGTGGTGGTGGGGCGGAACCCAAGACGAATTGTCGGCGACTTCTGATGCGCGATGTGCTAGGTAGTCAAGCGCAAATCACGTCTGCAGTGGCGATCTTGTGACTGTTTGACCGTAATACTGGCCCCGTCACTTTGGCCAGATAGACAAAATCTACGGCCGCTTACCAACCGTTCTTTCACGGAAGTCCAAGCGTGACACGGATAAGTTGGTAGTGACTTTCGGTCGCGCACCGTATACAGCCGTGGCGGTTGACGCGAGGATTGCGGTGTACAGGAGCACCCACACAATCCAGCCGAAAGGTGGCAACCATTGGGGGTTTGTGAACATATCGACCCAGAATTGGTCTGTCCGGAGTCCCGTGACGTATCGCCGGAGGGGCCAGATGAATGCCACGAGGTGGCCAAAAGTGGCAGCTGAAAGAACGACGACGAGCACCCGATTGATCCGCGGTGGCCACGTACGCCCGAGGGAGCGGTCAAGAGACCTTCCCGCCGTGAGCATAAAAAGGAGGAACAGTGCCAAGTTGTATCGACCTTGCCAGATGTAGCCGCTCTCAGTGACGATGAGCGCCTGGAATAATGGCGGGAGCAACAGAAGGGCCAACGCAGCGAGCAGTGCGGCGGTAGCAGCGCGACCACGGCTGAAGGCGAGAACACTGATGACAAGGCAACCGGTCAACGTCCCCCAGACCCACAGAACGACTCCAGGTGAAGGTGTATCTAACCACCCGAAGTAGCCGATCAGACCGGTCGTGTACTCGAAGGTCTTGTCCATCGTGACCTCGAAGCCTTGGCTGAAGGTAGCACCTGCTCCGCCGAATGGCGTCGTTGAGAGGGCATCAACGGTCGAGATCCACCAAAGGGCGTATCCCGTCGCGATGGCGATGACACCGGCACCGATCCAGGTGAGCGGCTGCCGAAGCACAGCGACAAATCGGCCGAAACGATACGAAATTATGGCAAGAACTACTGCAGCGAGCAAGAATGCGAGGGATAGCCCGCGTGCATTTGCCAAGAGTGCTGCTGCAATTGTGAACCAGACAGTCGTACTGACGGATTGGCGCGCTCGGCCACTTTGTTCCAGCAGAAGGGCAAGATTGGCAAATACCGCGCCGGAGGCAGCAATTTCAAGAGAATTTGGATTCACGGAAGCGTTGAGGTAGAGCACCATCGGCGTGATCGCTACGCCAGCGGCAGCGATTGACCAGCGACGACTGCTGAGTCTAGACAGAGCTTGGAACATGCTGGCCAAGAGAAGACAACTCAGTGCTGCACTGATCATTCGCATGGTGTAAAAACCAAGTTTGCCGTCGAATACGAGTGAAGGTAATCCCGTGATCGCGTAGTACACGGGGTTGTAATAAGCGGCGCTTGTCGATACTGAGGTCGGGTTCGTCACGTCGACTAAGTTGATCGCCGCACAGCTGGGTGCAACATCGGCTTGAAAGGCAAAGCACGTTAACTCGTGGCTTAGCGCTACCCATTTGGGAACAACGACCTCGGGGAAAGGACTGTCTGAAGTGACGGTACCCGTGAGTTCACCACGGACGACAGCTGCGGCCTTGATGGCATGTGAGGGTTCATCTGGAACGCTCATGAGGGGCGAAGCGACAACCCAGCACCCACTGAGCGCTAGGAGCACCACAAATGCGAATAAGAAGACCCGCCACGATGCCGGGCCGCTGGCGGAAGGCTTGTTCAGGAGCAAGAGGCTACGCATCGAGAGCCCTCGGTCCGGCGAGTTGACACGAGACATGCAGAGCCTTTCGAATGTTGAGCGTGTTTTCTAGAGGATTATCGTCAGGAAAGTCTGGGAGGGGCTACAGCATCAACGTCGCGGGTTCGCGCGAAAACCCAATAACGGAAAACAAAGTAGTTCCAAGCCGTTGTGACAATTGTTGCTGTGATCTTTCCGATCCCCCATCCCAAACCCGTTAGGTCTACGAGCCAGACGATGCCCACAGTGGCGAGTGTGTTGAAGGAGAGCAGGATCAGGTATTTGACAAGTGTGCGACCATGCCCTGCCCGCGATCCGAACGAGAAGGCGCGTTGGAGGGAGTAGTTGAATGCGAAAGTCAGGAGGAATGCTGATGCAGTCGCAAGCCACAATTTCCAACCCAATACCTGGTGGAAAAGCCCGAGTAACCCGATATCAATGAGAAAACTCAAAGCCCCGATTGTCAGATATCGGAAGGCGCTGTGGTGATAAAGGTCCACTAATCTTCGTCGAGTGATCGTCGTGCGTCTAGACGTCATGAAGTCACTTCCCTGGTGATCGTGGGTCGTTTCCGAGGTATTCACTCAGGATGGAAAGTCGTTGCTCCATCAGCGCTGTGTGCTCGGCAAGAGAGCGGGTCTTCTCCTCGAGCGTCGTGAGTTCAGAGCTGTGTTGAACGGTGACAAAGAAAAGAATGATTATGCTCACGAAGAAGACGAGATTGCTGGGTACTTCAACGCCCACGAGGGACGATGCCCACTCCAAGGTCTCTGGGAAGATGCTAACGACGACTGAAAGCAAGGCAGCCAAGAGCCACCAGAATGCGTGGCGTTCGCGAAATTTCTGGCGCCGCAGCATTTCAATCACCGCGAGCAAAGCGACGCTGGCAGCGGCTATTGCAAATACATGAGACACAGGATTCATTCTCCGTCAGCCTTTGCTCGAGATTGGCGTGCGCCATAACGCTATGACAAGAGCCATGCCCGCCCGGCCCAAGTAGACAGCACTCTTCCAAGGATTATGCGACGGCACGCCGCCAGCTCTTGGTCGCATTTCTACAGGGACTTGGGCCACAGAGTATCCGGCACGCGAGGCGAGAACGAGAGATTCGATGGTGTCACCCAGGTACTCCGCAGGATAATTCACTGCGAACAATCGGACCGCACGTGGCCCAGCAGCCTTAAAGCCACTTGTGACGTCAGTCAGTGGGGTGTGCGCTATGCGGCTAATTACGGTGGAGAGAAACTTCATGGCCCACTTTCTCGGACCACTGACCTCGTAGTCGCCGCTTCCTGCAAATCTTGCGCCAATAACTATATCGACGGCGTCAAGGCGCGCAAGGAGGTCAGGCACATTCCGTGGGTCATGTTGGCCATCCGCGTCCAGTTGAACAACATTTTCGAAACCGTTTGCCAGAGCGTAGCGAAAGCCGAGGCGCATTGCTCCGCCAACACCTAAATTGAACGGCAGGTTCAGCACCGTGGCCCCAGCGGCTGACGCAAACTCTGCAGTCTTATCCGTGGAACCATCGCTCACGACGAGGCACGAGACACCTGGAAGTGTTGTTAGCACCTCCGTCACGACCGCACCCACGACTACTTCCTCGTTGAATGCGGGCATCACAATTAGCGTGTGTTCGAGTGACGGCATATGAATTATTCTAGTGAGGGCGAACAAGGGTCATTCGCGCAGTCGGCAGGGTTAGACGATGGCAGTTCTTGAGCCTCGGATACTCTGTAATCAGCGCGACGTGCGTCAAAGATTCGGCGGGAGCCTTGAAGCTTGCCAATAACATCTCTTCCTTTCTCTGAGCGGTTGTCGATATACGCGTCTCGCGGAGGGTCGTCACCCCGAATCTTCTTCATGGCCTTTCTCTTCTTTGCCCTCATGTCGACGGCTTGGGCGCTAGCAAGCCCCATATTCTCTGTTCCCGACGAAAATGCCCATGCGGCCAAGGCGATAGCGCAGGTCCGCGGCGATGTCTTCGGACATCAGGTTCCCGGAGTGAAGTACACCGTCGTTGATCTTCCGCCGGAATACTCCTACAGCCAGACCATTGTGTGTTTTCTGTCTAAGCCGGAGATTCCGGCTGCATGTGAATTCGAACTCGGAGATAACGGCGGTCAACGCTGGTTTCCCACGTGGGTGAGTTCATATAACCCGCTCTATTACTACGCCGTCGGCTGGCCCACTTTGATCCTTGACGGCTCGGCAGGCATCTACGCCATGCGAATGGTGAGCGGGCTGCTTTGCGCGGCGTTTGCTGGGTTGGCATTCCAGGTGGCGATGTCTGCACGGCGATCCCGGTGGATGCCTCTTGGCCTTGCTTTTGTGTTCACCCCCATGATCACCTATCTGTCGGGCTCGGTGAACCCTAACGGCATTGAAATAGCTGCGGCCGCGGCGCTGTGGATCTCACTGCTACGACTGTTGCAGCAGTTCGAGGGTAGTGACGACGGAAGCGCGTCGCTCCTTTCGCGTCGCTACCTGTGGTTTGCCGTCACTCTTTCCTCTGTTGTACTCGCTACTGCTCGGTCGCTGGGGCCGCTCTGGCTTGTGCTTATTGTTCTGATCTGTTTTTTCGCCTCAGGCTGGCACACAGTTCGAAAGCTGTTCTCAACGGGCTCTAGTTATACAGGCTTAGGAATCGTAGCTGTGGGTGGAGTTTTTTCCATTACCTGGACGCTGAGCGGTGGAAGTCTCTCAGGGCAGGCTGAAGCGTCGGATGCACCCCTCGTTGGCGCATCATTCTTGCAGGGGTTCGCTACGATCCTGCGGTCAACACCCGATTACGTTGTTCAGGCAATCGGCTTCTTCGGTTGGGTCGACACGCCCCTGCCCGAACGTGCATATTGGCTATTCATCGCCGCTTTCGCCATTCTTATACTTCTCGCGTTCGCTGTAGCTGGTCGACGCAATCTACTTGTCCTGGCTGTTGTCATCAGTGCAGCTATTCTGGTGCCTCCGTTGGTGCAGGGCTACAGCGTGAGCCAAACGGGGATCATCTGGCAGGGGCGCTACGCTCTTTTCCTCTACGTAGGTGTTGCGATTCTCGCAGCGTGGGTGCTATCGGGCAAAGACGGTCACCATCTATGGAATTTGGCGCCGCGGCTGACCGTTTTTGCTGGCAGTAGCCTGGCCGTGTATGGATGTATTGCGTTCTTTATGGTGCTCAAACGCTACGTAGTCGGTCAGGCACAGGGAGTCGACGCCATGTTCAACACTCCGGCCTGGCAACCTCCACTGGGATGGATGTTTCTGATGGTCGCCTTTGCCATCACGTCTTTCGCATTTGTGATGTGGTGCACTCGGCTGGCTGTTCTCTCTGACTCCGGCGGGGTCGGTAGGGCCGAGAAAACGACAATCTCGGCCGTCGGTGAGGTGATCCCGGCCGTGACGACCGGTGGGAATAACTCTCGAGGAGCGAAAAAGAACGGAGCGTCTGCAATCGATGCCTGAACCGCGCGTCGCCATCGCCTACGACTGCCTTTTCCCCACCAACAGCGGTGGGGGCGAGCGCGTCTACCGTCGTTTGGCCGAGGTGTTTGTGGAGCGGGGAAGCCATGTTGACTATCTCACGCGGCAGCAGTGGGAGGCGGGGTCTGCGCCTGCGGCCACGTTCTCGGTAGTGCCGGTGTGGCACGGCGATATTTACGACGCCGCCGGCACCCGCCGTCCGCGCAGCGCCGCCCTGTTTGCGCTCGCGCTGTTTCGATACTTCGTGCGCCACCGAGCGCAGCACGACATCGTCGTTGTCTGTGCCCTGCCGGTGCTGAACGTTTTCGCCGTGCAGCTTGCCCTCCTTGGCACCCGGAGCTTCATCGTGTCGGACTGGCTGGAGGTGTGGGATTGGCGCAAATGGCGACGCTACTCCGGAGCCGCAGTGGGAACCATCGCCTTCCTGCTGCAGCGTGTAGCCCTTCACCTGGGCCACCTGCACACGGTGAACAGCACGTTCACGGGCAGTCGCATTCGCCATTATCGACGCGGTGCCCGGCCCGTGACTCTCGGCCTTGTTGATGTGGCAGGCAGCGCCACGGATGCCCCCACAGCGCGTCCCGCAGAGCCGTCTCTCGTCTTCGTTGGCCGTCACATTCCCGATAAGCGGCTCCGTGACCTTCTGCCCGCGTTGGTGATCGCCCGCACCTCCATCGAAAGCCTCACCCTCGACATCGTGGGAACGGGGCCGGAAACGGCGGCCGTCACCGCACGCATCCGTGAGCTTGGCCTTGATGACTGCGTGACCCTGCACGGTCGCGTGGCCGAGCCGGAACTGCAACGCCTGGTCTCCAGTGCCCGCGCACTGGTGAATCCGTCCGAGCGCGAAGGCTTCGGTCTGGTCGTAGCCGAGGCGGCCGCGCTCGCCACGCCGAGTGTGGTGGTGGCCGGGGTGAACAACGCGGCCGCCGATCTCGTTGTTGACGGCGTAAACGGATTCGTCGCATCCTCCATTGATGCGCAGACGCTAGCGGATGCCCTCGTGCGCGTTGTCGAGGCCGGGGAGCCGCTGCGCAAGTCGACCCGCGACTGGTTTGCCCGTGCCCGGGTGACGAGCGGATTGGGTCAGTCGGTTGATGCGATCACCCGGGCTTACGAGTCGCGCAGGGCCCGCTGAAAAGAGGCGACGGTGCCGTGCGCTGAACGCTCCCAGGAGAACAGTTGGGCTTGCTTCGTGCCAGCAGCCCCGCGCTCAGCCAGCAGCTCGGGCGAGTGAAGCAGATGTGTGATCGCCGTCGCCAGCTCGGCGGCGCTACTCGCGTGCACGTAGGTAGCGGCGTTGCCAGCGATTTCCCGCAGCACCGGAATGTCGGCGCACAGAACCGGACACCCGAGCGCCATGGCTTCCAGCACGGGAAGGCCGAAACCCTCGAACGACGTGGGAAAAACGAACAGCGTGGATTCGGCGTAGAGCGTCTCCAGCTCGGCCGTACTGAGCCAGCCACGCAGTGAAACGGAGGCCTGCAGACCCAAACGGGCCACGACGGGAGCGAGCGGGTCGGCTCCGTGACTGCCCGTAATCACGAGGTGAGGTCGCGTCGCGGGGGGGATAAGTGCGAGTGCGTCGAGAAGCGTCTCAAAGTTCTTGTGGGGCATACGGTTACCCACGGCCAGAAGCTGGTCGGGGCGGCGCACAATCGCACGGCCCGACGCACCGCTACGAACCTCACCGGCGAGAGGAACGACATCCACTCGCTCGGGCGGAGTTCGGAGAAACCTCACGATATCGTCCCGTGAAGCCGCACTCGGGGTGAGCACCCGGCGCGCGGTGCGTGCTGCCAGGCGAATCATGGCCCGCAGCACGTGCGAGTAGGCCCCCGGAACATATTCCGGATGCCGAAACGGCAGCAGGTCGTGCACGGTCAGCACCACGGGCACGCGCGACCACGCCGGTCCGAGATTAGCTGGGCAGTGGATCAGCTGGGCACCGGTTCGACGAGCGAATCCGGCCACGCGAAAGAGCTCGCCGAGAGCCCACTGGATGCGGTCCTCGCCGCTGATACCAGAGTCGATGATCTCGCCGGGGAACCATGATGTATCGGTGGCGGCGAGTTCGCTTGACGCCAGGCCCACGTAGGTGAGGCCATCCGCTCCCGGTGTGATGCGGCGGTAGATCTCGCGCACATAGGACTCCATGCCGCCCTTCGTGCCGGTGAAAAAGAGCAGGTCCACGAGTATTCGGGTCATGGTCAGCGCGCCACCGTTGCGTGCGGCAGGCGCAAGATTCGACGCCGCGCCACCTCGTAGAGAACGCCAGAAAGGAGTTCCGCGATCATGAGAGCGGCGAAGATGAGCACGAGACTGCCGGTCGTGAGGGCCGCACTGGCCAAACCGAAGGCCACAACGGAGCTGGCCGCTCGCAGGAGGGTCACGAGCCGGGCGTGGCCCATTCGGCGCAGAGCGGTGAAGGGCAGCGTGGGCGCGAGGGACGCGGCTCTCCACGCACACGCCACCAGAAGGGGAACCAGCGTGTTCTGCACCGTCCACGCCTCGCCAAACAGCAGAGAAAAGAACCCGAGTGCTTCCATGACCAACAGGGCAATAACAGCAAGAACAAGAGACCCCGTTGACACCCAAATGTCCGAGGTGGAATGGGCCTTGAGTAGCCGAAGTCGCAGAAAATTGAGCGGGATGGCGAGCAGCCCCGACACGGTGGAGATTGCGGTGAAGAGCACCGCACCGGCCGGCCCGAGAAAAGCCAAAATCAGTGTGTTCAGCAGCGGGAAGACAATTCCGGTGATGCCCACATCGGCTACCACCCAGCCGGTAGCCGAGCGTTCCGGCCGGCTCGCTCGGTGCGCAACCGGGAAGGCACGCACCACGGTGGCGATCACTATTCCGGCCAGAAGCGGAAGCAGGCTCCAGGTGGCGCCTGAGAACGCAGACACGACGCCCATCAGTGCTCCGAGCCCCACGCCAGCGCATGCCCACACCTCACGGACATCCAGCCGTTCGGCCACCGAGACGCCGCGGCCTACTTCGAGCGCTGCAACGAGAACAGGGAGGCCCAAGCAGAGGGCGATCGCACTCGTGTAGTTCAATGCCACGAGGAGCGCGGTCAGGAGAGCGGCGACGGCGAGCCAGCGCGGAAAGGTGACCCGGCGTTCGGTGGTGCGTGAGCTTAGGCGCGACTCGACGATGGCGGCGAAGGCGAGTTGCCCCACAAAGGTGGCCACCATGATCGCCACGGCGATGAATCCACTCTCTTCCAGAGTGAAAACCCGGGCGGCAATGGCCAGTGTTGCCGCGGGAATGACAGCGAGGGAGATGCCGCCAGCGAGCGAAATTGCAGACAGCGCAACGCCTTTCGCGCGCGACGAGGACGAACTCACCGACGTCACCGCCGAGGTCGCCGTCGATAACCGCCAACACGTAACTGCAGGGATTCGATCAGGCCGATGGATCGGTCGATTCCCGGGGCACGTGACGGTCGAGTCGAGGCGGCGCGTCCTGCGCGCCAGCCTGCCAGTCGACCGCGGGTCGCAGCCAGGTCATGTGAGAGCAGGAGGTCCCCACCGCAGACTATGAGCTCGGTCGTGAGGGCGCGCACGCCGTGACGACCACGCATGATTCCCCACGCACGCAGAAGATAGCCACGTCCGAATCCGGCACGTTCACGTTGCCGAGCCGACCCGCGACCCGAGGTGGCGCCGCCGAGATGCACGCCACGGGCATCCGTCACCGCCGTCGTGTGCCAGCCAGCCGCATTGAGCCGCAGCGCGAGGTCAAGCTCTTCGCCATACATAAAGATGCCCTCATCGAGGAGTCCCACAGCGTCGAGGGCGCGTCTGCGATAGGCAGCCACGGCACCGTAGGGACCAAGCAGGGTGGGCTCAGGAATGGTCAGATCAGCCAGGGTGGCACCGTGGTACCGAACATAACCGGCAACGGTGGGGTCAGCGCAGAGGCCCACGGCATCGATCGTTCCGTCGGGCTGAAAGAGCAGCGGAGCAGCGCTGCCGAGCTCAGGGTTGACCGTAAACGGTGCAATCAGGAGTTCCAGGAGGGTCGCATCCGCTTGCACATCATTGTTGAGCAGAACAACGATGTCGCCGGTTCCCGCCGTGATGCCGTGGTTGCAGGCTGCCGCAAAACCGCTGTTGCGTTCGAGGACGATGAGAGTGACCTCGGGGTAACCGGCTGTGATTTGCGCGGCCGTGTCGTCCGGGCCGGCGTCGTCAACCACGATGACACGATGGGCGATGCTCTGCCGACGCAGATGGTCGAGGCAGTCTTTGGTGAGTGCCCAGTTGCCGTAGACCGGAACGATGACGTCAACGGTGAGACTCATCTGTGCCTGACCTCCTTTGAAGCTACTGCTGAACGACCGGTATGATGATTACGCTCAGGAACCAGCGATTAAGGACAAGTCCTCCGTTACATGATTATCTCAGAAGCTATCGAACTGACGATCCTCATGCCGTGCCTGAATGAAGCGGAAACGCTGGCCGTGTGCGTGACGAAGGCGCTCGGGTATCTCGAGCGCAGCGGCGTTGTCGGTGAGGTGTTGATCGCCGATAACGGCAGCACGGATGGGTCACAGCAGATCGCCGAGGCGCTCGGCGCTCGGGTGGTGGCGATTTCGGAGAAAGGCTACGGCAGCGCACTCAACGGTGGCATCGAGCACGCCCGCGGTACCTATGTGATCATGGGCGACGCCGACGACAGCTACGACTTCAGCAGCCTCGACGGGTTCGTGGAACGACTGCGTGCCGGGGATGAGCTGGTGATGGGCAACCGCTTTCGCGGTGGAATTGCTCCCGGAGCGATGCCGCCCCTGCATAAGTACCTCGGAAACCCGGTGCTGTCGTGGATCGGACGTTCGCTGTTTCGGTCACCGATCAAGGACTTCCATTGCGGGCTCCGCGGGTTCAACCGTCAGTCGATTCTCGATCTTCACCTGCAGACCACAGGGATGGAGTTTGCAAGTGAGATGGTCGTGAAGTCCACGCTTGGTGGTACCCGCGTCAGTGAAGTTCCCACCACGTTGAAGAAAGACGGCCGTAGTCGACCGCCGCACCTTCGTTCGTGGAGAGACGGATGGCGCCACCTCCGTTTTTTGTTGATCTTCAGCCCCCGGTGGTTGTTTCTCATTCCAGGAACGGCCGCATTCACGCTCGGAATTGCGGGTGTGGTTCTGCTCGCCTTCGGGCCAGTGGTAGTTGGTGAGGTGGGGTTCACCTTTTCCTCGCAGATGTATCTGGCAGCACTTACGGTAGTCGGCTATCAGTCCGTGCTGTTCGCGATCCTCACCAAAATCTATGCCCAGCATGAGGGATTCCGCATTCCGCGCAGTCGCAGTTTTGAGCGCCTCGAGAAGCGCATCAGCCTCGAGAGCGGTGCGATTGTGGGTTTGGTGTTGTTCCTCGTGGGTCTGGGCATTGCCGTGGCACAGTTCTCGGGCTGGGCGGCTGCAGGCTTCGGCGAGCTTGAGGCGGGGGCTACGCTGCGACTGGCCATACCCTCGGCACTCCTCATGATGCTCGGAGCGCAAACCATCATGGCTGGCCTGTTTCTGGGTGTGCTCTCGGTCGGTGTGAAGCGACGATAACGATGACCGTGTCTGTTGCCCTGTGTACCTACAACGGTGCCACGTACCTTGCGGAGCAGGTGCTCAGCATCCTGAATCAAACCATGCCGCCCACTCAGATTGTGGTGTCGGATGATGGCTCCACCGATGAGACGCTTCAGGTTCTTGACCAGGTGCTCTCAGCGTGGTCTACGGCGCATCCGGGCGATACCCTCGAGGTGATGTTGCTGCGCAATGCTACAGCCCTGGGTGTAACGGCGAATTTCGAACAAGCGCTCGCAGCCTGCACCGGCCAACTGATTGCCCTCAGCGATCAGGACGATGTGTGGGTGCCCGAGCGTCTTGAGCAGATGGCGGCGGAGTTTGACCGTCGACCCGCGTTGCAGCTGCTGCATGCGGATGCGCGGCTCGTGGATGAAGCCGGTAACCCTCTCGGTTACTCGCTGTTGAGCACGCTGGGAGTATCGACAACAGACCTGACGGCAGTCCATGAGGGGCGTGCACTTGATGCGCTGTTGCGCCGCAACATTGTGACCGGGGCAACGATGATGGTGCGCCGTGAGCTGGTTGCTCGTGCCCGGCCCTTTCCGCCGGCCTGGGTGCACGACGAATGGCTGGCCGTTGTGGCGGCAGCGACGGGGCTTGTTGATCTGCTCGAGAAACCGCTCACGGATTACCGGCAGCACGGCAGTAATCAGATCGGTGTGACGACTCTGGATGCCTCGGGCAAGCTGGGGCGCCTCCGTGCGCCTCGCTCCGCCCGCAATGCCCGGCTGTTGGCCCGAGCCACTGCTTTGCAGGATCGTGCGCCTGCATTGGACCCAGCACCATCGGACCTGGTGTTGCAGACGATTGCGGCCAAGGTGGCGCACGAGCAGATGCGGTCCGGGCTGGCTCCCGCGCGGCTATTCCGGATTCCGCCGATTCTGCGAGCCTGGCGCGCCGGGAACTACACCCGCTTCGGTCTTGGTCTGCAAGACGTGCTTCGAGATCTGGTGCAACCCGTCTGATGGCGTGGGGCAGCGGTCTCCCACGTAAACTGCAAGGCATTGCCGTGCGGTCTCGTCTGCCGGCGCTTCAGACCGAGAGGGAGTGACCATGCTCGATAATCAGCCATCCCGACGTAACCCGATGGACGAAGAGGCCCGACGCCGCAAGCTGCAAAGAGGTGTGCTCGTTGCCGGGGGTGCGTTCGTACTCGTCGTGATCGCCTTGATCGTCACCGTGCTTCTGGTGAGCTCGGGGCAGCGCGAATCCGAGTCCACGCAGACCCCCGCGGCTCACAGCATCATCGACGGGAACGGCGCCGTTCTCACGGTGTAGCACAGAGGTGCGGGCGTGCTGGGGGCCGCGCGCGGCATCCGCTGAGAGAGCTACTCGCTTTTGAAGGCGAGAGCGCTGCGCCAACTCATACCCTGGGCGGCCTTCACAGCGCAGATGCAGAGTAAAAGCCAGCCGAACTCCACGAGGATGGTGCTTTCGGCGGCGCTATTGACGAGCAGCGCCACGAGGATGAGTGTGGGCCACACGTACACAATCGACCGCTTGGTACTGGCGAGCAGCCACGAGCGCGCGAGGGCCAGTGTTACGAGCACGAGGAACGCCAGAAAGCCGATGAGGCCGAGCTGAAAGTACACGTCCAGGTAGGCGTTCAGGCCCGACGCGTGCACGCGGCCGGTGGTGAAATCGAGCCAGCCGTAGGGCGTGGCGCTGCTGGGCCAAATACCAGCCC
This sequence is a window from Cryobacterium sp. CG_9.6. Protein-coding genes within it:
- a CDS encoding glycosyltransferase family 2 protein, giving the protein MIISEAIELTILMPCLNEAETLAVCVTKALGYLERSGVVGEVLIADNGSTDGSQQIAEALGARVVAISEKGYGSALNGGIEHARGTYVIMGDADDSYDFSSLDGFVERLRAGDELVMGNRFRGGIAPGAMPPLHKYLGNPVLSWIGRSLFRSPIKDFHCGLRGFNRQSILDLHLQTTGMEFASEMVVKSTLGGTRVSEVPTTLKKDGRSRPPHLRSWRDGWRHLRFLLIFSPRWLFLIPGTAAFTLGIAGVVLLAFGPVVVGEVGFTFSSQMYLAALTVVGYQSVLFAILTKIYAQHEGFRIPRSRSFERLEKRISLESGAIVGLVLFLVGLGIAVAQFSGWAAAGFGELEAGATLRLAIPSALLMMLGAQTIMAGLFLGVLSVGVKRR
- a CDS encoding glycosyltransferase family 2 protein, which codes for MTVSVALCTYNGATYLAEQVLSILNQTMPPTQIVVSDDGSTDETLQVLDQVLSAWSTAHPGDTLEVMLLRNATALGVTANFEQALAACTGQLIALSDQDDVWVPERLEQMAAEFDRRPALQLLHADARLVDEAGNPLGYSLLSTLGVSTTDLTAVHEGRALDALLRRNIVTGATMMVRRELVARARPFPPAWVHDEWLAVVAAATGLVDLLEKPLTDYRQHGSNQIGVTTLDASGKLGRLRAPRSARNARLLARATALQDRAPALDPAPSDLVLQTIAAKVAHEQMRSGLAPARLFRIPPILRAWRAGNYTRFGLGLQDVLRDLVQPV